One Oncorhynchus keta strain PuntledgeMale-10-30-2019 chromosome 11, Oket_V2, whole genome shotgun sequence DNA window includes the following coding sequences:
- the LOC118390476 gene encoding ADP/ATP translocase 2-like yields MNETAVSFAKDFLAGGISAAISETAVAPIERVKLLLQVQHASKRITKEMQYKGIVDCITRIPKEEGFLAFWRGNLANVIRAFPSQALNFAFKDKYKSFFLDGVDKRKRFWRYFAGNLASGGAAGATSLCFVYPLDFTRTRLGADVGKARMREYNGLADCLVKTFRCDGLRGLYQGFAVSVQGIIIYRGSYFGMYDTAKGMLPDPKNTSILVSWAIAQSVTTVAGLTAYPFDTVRRRMMMQSGHKSADIMYLGTIDCWMKIARDEGGKAFFKGGWANVLRGMGSAFVLVFYDELKKVL; encoded by the exons ATGAATGAGACCGCAGTTTCATTCGCAAAGGATTTCTTGGCTGGTGGAATCTCCGCTGCCATCTCCGAAACGGCGGTTGCTCCCATCGAGAGAGTCAAGCTTCTCCTTCAG GTCCAACATGCCAGCAAGCGGATCACAAAAGAAATGCAGTACAAGGGTATCGTCGATTGCATTACCCGCATTCCCAAGGAAGAGGGCTTCCTTGCCTTCTGGAGAGGTAACCTGGCCAATGTCATCCGAGCCTTTCCctcccaggccctcaacttcgcCTTCAAAGACAAGTACAAGAGTTTCTTCCTTGACGGTGTAGACAAGCGCAAGCGGTTCTGGAGGTACTTCGCTGGCAACCTGGCCTCTGGTGGCGCTGCAGGAGCCACCTCCCTTTGCTTCGTCTACCCTCTTGATTTCACCAGAACCCGTCTGGGAGCTGATGTCGGAAAGGCCAGAATGAGGGAGTACAATGGTCTAGCAGACTGCTTGGTGAAGACGTTCAGGTGTGACGGTCTGAGGGGTCTGTACCAGGGCTTCGCAGTGTCTGTACAAGGCATCATCATCTACAGAGGTTCCTACTTCGGCATGTATGACACAGCTAAAG GAATGTTGCCAGACCCCAAGAACACTTCCATCTTAGTGAGCTGGGCAATCGCTCAGTCTGTAACTACTGTGGCCGGCCTGACCGCCTACCCCTTCGACACCGTCCGTCGTCGTATGATGATGCAGTCTGGCCATAAAAGCG CTGATATCATGTATCTTGGGACCATTGACTGCTGGATGAAGATTGCTCGTGATGAGGGTGGAAAGGCCTTCTTCAAGGGAGGCTGGGCCAATGTTCTCCGAGGCATGGGTAGTGCCTTTGTGCTGGTTTTTTACGATGAGCTCAAGAAAGTCCTCTAA